CCCATTCGGATAATCAATCTCATTTGCTTCTAAAGGTTCCCCAAGTATAGCCTTAGCATCATTGACAACTGCTTTCACAGAGCGTGTTCTATGAACCCTATGCCCTGGCCTCCCTCTTTTGCGAGGTTTGTGCTGACCACCATTCAAATCAGATGGCTGTGAATCTTCTGCAACTTCTTGCACCTTACTATTGATGTTGCTTTGATCATCAGCTGATGGATCTTGGCTGGCTTCTATCTCTCTGATGCTGTTGTCAGATTGGATCCTCTGGACATCAAAAGAACCAGCTGCAACACCAAGAGATAGCTCTGCATCATTTTCACTGCTAAATATCCTCTTGGATGGTTCTTCCATATCAACATTCTGGCAAAACAAAGGCGCCTCCTCCACCAAATTTTGAATAGCAGCAGACTCGATCTTTTTACTTGccgagaaaataaaaatcttggAGGTGCATTTGCGTAGCCAAGATACAGTTCCACCAGAAACTGGAGATCTTGAGCTGACAACTGGAGATACTTCACTGTTTGGCCTTTCAGAAGCAGCCACATTTCCATGACCACCCTCCTTCAAATAAATATTAGCCAGTCTTGGCAGAGGAGGAACCTCTGCATTCTCAATTTCAGATAAAGATTCTAAGTCAGAGAGCACAAACTCAGAGATGATTTGACCACAGTTCTCACAACTCTTGAGTTTTTCAACAAATGAAATGAAGCGTTGTCTCTCCTTAATAAATTGTTCACGCTGGTCTTTCAACTTCCTGCTAAGGCCAGCAAGCTCATCAATGTCTTTTCGCATTTCCACTTGGTGCTTCTCAAGATGCTTTCTGTTTTCATCGGCttcttgtctttctttttctattttaactctCTCAAGTTTTATTCCTTCCATTTCTCTCCTAGCTACTTCTCTCAAGTAATTAATATTGtctaattctctctctctttcttcttgaaATAATTTCTCCCTCTCACGCAAGTCTCTTTCCTTGTCCTCCAGCTGATTCTGCATATCAGTCTCGAGTTGTCTTTTCCGCAGCTCAAGATCATGAAGCATTTGGCTTCTCTCACTTTCATCTTTTTCAGCAATTGCCAACTTCTCTTGCTCCATTTGAGCTGCAAAAGATTCTTTGGCCAATTTAAGGTCTTCCAGCTCCCTCTGTATATATTCCTGATTTGCCAACTTCTCATTCTTTAGTCTTTCTTCTTCAGAGTGTTTCATTTTTTCTACTTCTTCCTTCTGTTCAGTCACTTCTTTCAGCTCTTTCTTAATCTCAGTTCTTTTCTCATCCAGCTCGTCCCACTCTCTCTCAAAAGTCTCCTTTTGCAGCTTTAAATCTTCAGCTTCATTCAGAAGCAGTTCTTTCTGAAGCCTGTAATTGTCTATCTCCTGTTTTAATTCTGATTGCAAGCGAACATATTCTGACCTCTCTTCTTCACTTACTTTAAGCCGATCCTGCTCTTCACGTATCTTCAACAGCTCTTCATCATTGTCAGCCCTTGTCTTCTCAACTTCAGCCTTAAGACTAAGCAAATCCTCTTTATCAGCAAGAATTTGTTTCCTCTCACTCTCCAAATTCTTCTCTTCAGATCTGATGGACTTCTCCCTTTCCTTCAGGTCTTTCAATTTTGACTCATGgcctttctctttttccctaAGTTTCTCCCATTTCTTTTCTAATGCCTGCTCTCTTTTCGCAACTTTCTGCTCTATGTGATTAACTTCAGCTTCCCTCTTCTCCACTTCAACCACCTTGCTTTTTAACTCATCATCCAGGGATTCTCTCTTGTGATTGATTTCCAGCTCAAATTCACGCTTCTTTGCTTCCAGAATGGCATTGTGTTCATCAAGAAGCTTCTGAATCTCATCCTGTGGATGTTtcacaaaacataagaaaatcaGGAGCACCACTTGAAATGATAACTAATGATGTTACACTCTACCAATTGCCCGATGCTGCTTTTAAGTTTTTCCTTTGCAAGTGcaaaaacagaaagcaaaatccaaggaaaagaaaaatgagatctccaccaaataggaaaaaaatgaacaaaacatataaatccagaaaaaaaataaaataaaataaaaaataaaaaataaaattgaacccTCCAGCCCccctaaaaaaaccaaaaagataataaaaaggGAAGAATATCTGTTGAAAAAATCTAGAATTGCAGCAGCAATTGCAGCAGCCTCCTAGACAGAAAAATCTAGAGCTGCTGGACCAGTTTCACTCTGAAATGCTGATTATAAAAGTGCCAAAACACACTAGATGGAGTAATACACATACTAACAAGATGACTGATGCGGGGGTTAGCATTGACTTCGATTGGTCAGATGACCAACATAATACACAATCACTAAACTTGAGATATGTTTCACAAAGAATCTTCCAATCAAAAGAACAAGGTGCAACAACTTACTCTTTCTCTAGCATTGAGCTTTTCTTCCAATGCAAGCAGCTCCTGCTCTTTAATCTCCAAGTTTTTTCTCATAGCATCAAATTCCTGCATCCAGAGTAAAGtgagatattttttttgataagtaagagtAAAGTGAGATATTAAAACATAATCAATTAAACATTTAGCAACCGCTCAGCATGGAGAAATACTTGCCTTctcttttaaagttaaatttgaaagcCTGCTGCTTATATCATCTTCCATCCTTTTCAAACTAATGTTAGTTGCATCAATCTTCTTCTGTGCCTCTTCATGTTCCTTTTCTTTCTGCTTGAAAATCCTATCATTCTCATTTGCCCTCTCCTCTCTTTGGTTAAGAATTCTTTGACCCTTGGCTAGTCTTTCTTCTCCCTCTTGCAATTTTCTTTCCCATTCCCGCAAGTCCTCTCTTTGCTTAGACAAAGTAGAGTCATTAGCATCTCGCCtgcaagaaaaggaaacaattaatttaaatgagaaacAAAATTTGAACTATGTCATCTTTCTCCGAGTAATTTACTGCAAAAACATCAGGAGCAGATATATCATGTGTATGGATAGAGCAAAGGTCAAAAGTATTAAGCATACTCAGAAATAAAGGATAAGCGGTCCCTTCGAAGTGCAGCTTCTCGAGCCTCTAAGTCCTGTgattttctctcaatttctgAACTCTTTCTGCTCATCTCAGCAAGCTTGGCATCAGCAGCTCGCAATTTTGCCTCTACCTCCAAAGATTTCTCTTCAATGCTAGTGACTAAAGCATTTGCTTCAGCCAGCTTAGAATCAGCGGTAAACttgatttttgcattttctgAACGCATTTCACGCAAAGCTTTCTCAAGCTGCAAAACCAACATTCTCCAAACATTAGCAAATATCATCTGTATTTTGCTTTTTAAACAATAAAGTTTGTTAACATCACGACCAATAGCCGACATGTGTAAAACTTAGAATTCCCCTAAAAAGCGTAGGGTTCATGACAAAATcatatcatttcaaaaaaaatatatcatattcgGATGACCAGAGGACCATCTTTAGCATAAAACTTGCTGCTAAGAGATTATCtcaataaatgaaaaataagttATTCATGTTTCTACACATAAACCATGACGCAAAACCAAACAGATATCGCttactattcaaaaaaaatttgagaaataaatttttttttcttttaaaagaggGGCGTTTATGGGTGGTAATCTTAACTAAAAATTGGACCCACATTATATGCCATCCCCTAAAATATGAGAAGTGctacacttatcaaaaaaaatttcaaaaattgattccAAAATTACATGTCATCATAAATGAGatctattattttggaaaatgtgtcaccatctcaggggatggtgacatatcatttgggaaccagcttttgggaaaaaaaaattgggaagtgTAGCTTTTCTCCTTAAATATATGTACTTCTTTTAGTTAGTTAGTGATGACAGGTGCAATAGGTGATGTAGTATGGATATAGCAAGAAACAGGAACATACATCAAGTACACACTCCTTCTCAACACCCAGGGCCTTTCTCAAACTCTCCTCTCGCTTCTCAACTTCAGATATTGCAACGGAATGAGCAGTTTGTTCTTGTTTAAGGGCATCTTTTGCTTCTGCTAATGCCTGTGTAAGTTCTTCATACTTCGAAGTCCACTCCTTTTTCTCAATCAAAAGAAGTCCCATATTGTACTGGTAGTCAAAAAGCTGGCAAAACATCAAAAATCAGATAAGTACAACACCttacatatattataataaatgaAGAGTGGAAGCAATATAAGTATCAGATTACAAgataaaacaatgaaaaaataaCAGTAAATGACTTAAAAATCAGAACCTAATTGAATATTGACACACATAAATATACCACCAAAAATTATACCACCAAAAATATGAGCATAAAGATCAAATCCAAAATGGGTGCTtaggagaggaaaaaaaaggtaaatctAGAAGAGTGCCTAGGAAAGAACAAAGAACAAAGATAGACCAAAAAGGCAAAGAGCTGGCTAAATACTGCCCATAAGCTGAGAAATGGATAACAGGTAGGGGGAAGGGTATTTGATCATGTACATGGATTGCTGAAAACTCGAGTAGGCTTTATCCCAATTAAATTAGTGTTGGCTCTAGGATTCTCATAAACCAATTGGTATCGACCacaagttttcaaaaaaaactgTTGATGTAGTAAATATATTTGAGATTGTACCTTAAAACGTCAATGCTTTAAATGAGagcaagaggaagaggaggcGTCAGAAAAAGGGGCAACAATTGGAAAAAATCTCGTTTGGTTCAAAACATCTCTTGACCGCCTAGTACCTAGGTACATTAATCAGGCATTTGTGCATCCAGTTAAATAAAATCCATCAATCTTTATATGAAAAGTATCCTGGTAGTAGTTCAAAGGATAGATACAGAaggtcttttttatttttttgataagataaTGCAATTACTAAGAAACACAACCCAAGCACATGAGAAGTATACAAGAGTAACACCTAgctagcaaaagaaaaaagataaagaaaaacatgaaagcTAGAAATATTTAACCCAAGCACAAGGGAGGATCTCTATTATTTGACCACATAAAAAACCCTCCTACAAGAGGAATATCCATGAGCCCCTGCTCAAAATGAACTCTGAGAATTCCAACATAGTTGGACTAAAGCAGGCATCACCCAATCTCTCACTAGAATTTACCAAAGGCATACTTGGGTCCGCCCTACGACAATCATTGAAATCCCCCAAATGCACCAAGGCAGGTTCCACCAGTTAATCAAACCAGCCAATTCATCCGATAACCACCAGTTGATGTAGGCAGCAAGAAacctcttttattttaatttagtttttatttcatACTAGGGGTCGAGCGTACTttagtaattttatatttttggataCAGGTTCTACAATAGGACTAGTTATTATGATTTGGGATTTTATTTGTAAGTTCCATCAACTATTTAGTTTGGACCT
This window of the Corylus avellana chromosome ca5, CavTom2PMs-1.0 genome carries:
- the LOC132180489 gene encoding nuclear matrix constituent protein 1-like; this encodes MFATPQKKVWSGWSLTPRSGAQKVGVGSGPNSDSGADGKGKSVVVTPNSGLVVENGGTNVSVEAGGDTESLAENFSRLENELFDYQYNMGLLLIEKKEWTSKYEELTQALAEAKDALKQEQTAHSVAISEVEKREESLRKALGVEKECVLDLEKALREMRSENAKIKFTADSKLAEANALVTSIEEKSLEVEAKLRAADAKLAEMSRKSSEIERKSQDLEAREAALRRDRLSFISERDANDSTLSKQREDLREWERKLQEGEERLAKGQRILNQREERANENDRIFKQKEKEHEEAQKKIDATNISLKRMEDDISSRLSNLTLKEKEFDAMRKNLEIKEQELLALEEKLNARERDEIQKLLDEHNAILEAKKREFELEINHKRESLDDELKSKVVEVEKREAEVNHIEQKVAKREQALEKKWEKLREKEKGHESKLKDLKEREKSIRSEEKNLESERKQILADKEDLLSLKAEVEKTRADNDEELLKIREEQDRLKVSEEERSEYVRLQSELKQEIDNYRLQKELLLNEAEDLKLQKETFEREWDELDEKRTEIKKELKEVTEQKEEVEKMKHSEEERLKNEKLANQEYIQRELEDLKLAKESFAAQMEQEKLAIAEKDESERSQMLHDLELRKRQLETDMQNQLEDKERDLREREKLFQEERERELDNINYLREVARREMEGIKLERVKIEKERQEADENRKHLEKHQVEMRKDIDELAGLSRKLKDQREQFIKERQRFISFVEKLKSCENCGQIISEFVLSDLESLSEIENAEVPPLPRLANIYLKEGGHGNVAASERPNSEVSPVVSSRSPVSGGTVSWLRKCTSKIFIFSASKKIESAAIQNLVEEAPLFCQNVDMEEPSKRIFSSENDAELSLGVAAGSFDVQRIQSDNSIREIEASQDPSADDQSNINSKVQEVAEDSQPSDLNGGQHKPRKRGRPGHRVHRTRSVKAVVNDAKAILGEPLEANEIDYPNGNAEGSYNNAESRGDSSLADEGLPKNVRKRSRAQTSQIMGNEHDGDDSEGRSDSVVGGQRRKRRQKISPAVQISGENRYNLRRPKTGVTVRAARATSGLSKEYKEETDGVRVTEEEILYSKAAPALSIGAASENGGSSHFVRCERITDTKVGDVDPTKKAVEINTAMSEEVNGTPEGAVEYVDGDEYRSESHGDDAVGVDVLDGDDDEDEESEHPGEVSIGKKLWTFLTT